In Puntigrus tetrazona isolate hp1 chromosome 22, ASM1883169v1, whole genome shotgun sequence, one genomic interval encodes:
- the LOC122327385 gene encoding uncharacterized protein LOC122327385 isoform X2, with product MIHKSFFLFLWIWFSPGVLGDADEEKSVTEGDSVTLKTGVSEVQSNYQILWMFNVNNSDARIAEIYRQNIHIEDSTHIFGDRLQMDRQTGSLTIRNIRTQHSGLYKLTIIKGGVTYKSFSVAVYAPLPIPVIIRDTSNCSSSSSSSKRSSVSRCSLLCSVVNVSHVTLSWYKGNSLLSSISVSDLSISLSLPLEVEHQEKNIYSCVINNPIRNQTQQNINITQLCHACPDLTQQSHSAVLSVVVILLVLAVVGGLIYVYYRKYKASPEVQICEEEVLYAETTFCARSVHSTVRHCIAVCSESVSRNHRCLTRQALSHVMKQRTCHHRFQCCTCLSAHYVSFSSCLCLFFLLRLQL from the exons ATGATTCATAAatcttttttcctcttcctATGGATTTGGTTCTCACCCG GTGTTCTTGGTGATGCAGATGAAGAGAAGTCGGTGACTGAGGGAGACTCTGTCACTCTAAAAACTGGTGTCTCTGAAGTACAGAGTAACTATCAGATACTGTGgatgtttaatgttaataattcagACGCTCGTATCGCTGAAATCTACAGACAGAACATCCATATAGAGGATAGTACTCATATATTTGGAGACAGACtgcagatggacagacagactggatctctgaccatcagaaaCATCAGAACCCAACACTCTGGACTTTATAAACTAACCATCATCAAAGGAGGGGTCACTTATAAGAGTTTTTCTGTTGCTGTCTATG CTCCTCTTCCCATACCTGTCATAATCAGAGACACTTCAAActgttcttcatcatcatcatcatctaaaCGTTCATCAGTGTCCAGATGTTCGCTGCTGTGTTCGGTGGTGAACGtgagtcatgtgactctctcctggtacaaaggaaacagtttattgtccagcatcagtgtgtctgatctcagcatcagtctctctctacctctggaggtggaacaTCAGGAGAAAAACatctacagctgtgtgatcaacaaccccatcagaaaccagactcaACAAAACATCAACATCACACAACTCTGTCACGCATGTCCAG ATCTTACGCAGCAGTCACATTCGGCGGTATTATCAGTTGTAGTGATATTGCTGGTCTTGGCTGTAGTTGGGGGGCTAATATACGTGTACTACAGAAAATACAAAGCAAGCCCAGAAG TCCAGATTTGTGAGGAAGAGGTGCTTTATGCCGAAACAACGTTTTGCGCACGCAGTGTTCACAGTACGGTAAGACACTGTATTGCAGTGTGCAGTGAATCTGTCAGCAGAAACCACAGATGCTTAACGAGACAAGCGCTTTCACACGTGATGAAGCAGAGAACCTGCCATCACCGATTTCAGTGTTGTACTTGTTTGTCTGCGCATTATGTTTCCTTTTCAAGCTGCCTTTGCTTGTTTTTCCTGCTTAGGCTTCAGCTGTAA
- the LOC122327385 gene encoding signaling lymphocytic activation molecule-like isoform X5, translating to MIHKSFFLFLWIWFSPGVLGDADEEKSVTEGDSVTLKTGVSEVQSNYQILWMFNVNNSDARIAEIYRQNIHIEDSTHIFGDRLQMDRQTGSLTIRNIRTQHSGLYKLTIIKGGVTYKSFSVAVYAPLPIPVIIRDTSNCSSSSSSSKRSSVSRCSLLCSVVNVSHVTLSWYKGNSLLSSISVSDLSISLSLPLEVEHQEKNIYSCVINNPIRNQTQQNINITQLCHACPDLTQQSHSAVLSVVVILLVLAVVGGLIYVYYRKYKASPEEAR from the exons ATGATTCATAAatcttttttcctcttcctATGGATTTGGTTCTCACCCG GTGTTCTTGGTGATGCAGATGAAGAGAAGTCGGTGACTGAGGGAGACTCTGTCACTCTAAAAACTGGTGTCTCTGAAGTACAGAGTAACTATCAGATACTGTGgatgtttaatgttaataattcagACGCTCGTATCGCTGAAATCTACAGACAGAACATCCATATAGAGGATAGTACTCATATATTTGGAGACAGACtgcagatggacagacagactggatctctgaccatcagaaaCATCAGAACCCAACACTCTGGACTTTATAAACTAACCATCATCAAAGGAGGGGTCACTTATAAGAGTTTTTCTGTTGCTGTCTATG CTCCTCTTCCCATACCTGTCATAATCAGAGACACTTCAAActgttcttcatcatcatcatcatctaaaCGTTCATCAGTGTCCAGATGTTCGCTGCTGTGTTCGGTGGTGAACGtgagtcatgtgactctctcctggtacaaaggaaacagtttattgtccagcatcagtgtgtctgatctcagcatcagtctctctctacctctggaggtggaacaTCAGGAGAAAAACatctacagctgtgtgatcaacaaccccatcagaaaccagactcaACAAAACATCAACATCACACAACTCTGTCACGCATGTCCAG ATCTTACGCAGCAGTCACATTCGGCGGTATTATCAGTTGTAGTGATATTGCTGGTCTTGGCTGTAGTTGGGGGGCTAATATACGTGTACTACAGAAAATACAAAGCAAGCCCAGAAG AAGCCAGATGA
- the LOC122327385 gene encoding signaling lymphocytic activation molecule-like isoform X4 translates to MIHKSFFLFLWIWFSPGVLGDADEEKSVTEGDSVTLKTGVSEVQSNYQILWMFNVNNSDARIAEIYRQNIHIEDSTHIFGDRLQMDRQTGSLTIRNIRTQHSGLYKLTIIKGGVTYKSFSVAVYAPLPIPVIIRDTSNCSSSSSSSKRSSVSRCSLLCSVVNVSHVTLSWYKGNSLLSSISVSDLSISLSLPLEVEHQEKNIYSCVINNPIRNQTQQNINITQLCHACPDLTQQSHSAVLSVVVILLVLAVVGGLIYVYYRKYKASPEVQICEEEVLYAETTFCARSVHSTKPDEDHHIIYSSIKAR, encoded by the exons ATGATTCATAAatcttttttcctcttcctATGGATTTGGTTCTCACCCG GTGTTCTTGGTGATGCAGATGAAGAGAAGTCGGTGACTGAGGGAGACTCTGTCACTCTAAAAACTGGTGTCTCTGAAGTACAGAGTAACTATCAGATACTGTGgatgtttaatgttaataattcagACGCTCGTATCGCTGAAATCTACAGACAGAACATCCATATAGAGGATAGTACTCATATATTTGGAGACAGACtgcagatggacagacagactggatctctgaccatcagaaaCATCAGAACCCAACACTCTGGACTTTATAAACTAACCATCATCAAAGGAGGGGTCACTTATAAGAGTTTTTCTGTTGCTGTCTATG CTCCTCTTCCCATACCTGTCATAATCAGAGACACTTCAAActgttcttcatcatcatcatcatctaaaCGTTCATCAGTGTCCAGATGTTCGCTGCTGTGTTCGGTGGTGAACGtgagtcatgtgactctctcctggtacaaaggaaacagtttattgtccagcatcagtgtgtctgatctcagcatcagtctctctctacctctggaggtggaacaTCAGGAGAAAAACatctacagctgtgtgatcaacaaccccatcagaaaccagactcaACAAAACATCAACATCACACAACTCTGTCACGCATGTCCAG ATCTTACGCAGCAGTCACATTCGGCGGTATTATCAGTTGTAGTGATATTGCTGGTCTTGGCTGTAGTTGGGGGGCTAATATACGTGTACTACAGAAAATACAAAGCAAGCCCAGAAG TCCAGATTTGTGAGGAAGAGGTGCTTTATGCCGAAACAACGTTTTGCGCACGCAGTGTTCACAGTACG AAGCCAGATGAAGACCACCACATCATATACTCGAGCATTAAAGCGAGATGA
- the LOC122327385 gene encoding uncharacterized protein LOC122327385 isoform X3 has translation MIHKSFFLFLWIWFSPGVLGDADEEKSVTEGDSVTLKTGVSEVQSNYQILWMFNVNNSDARIAEIYRQNIHIEDSTHIFGDRLQMDRQTGSLTIRNIRTQHSGLYKLTIIKGGVTYKSFSVAVYAPLPIPVIIRDTSNCSSSSSSSKRSSVSRCSLLCSVVNVSHVTLSWYKGNSLLSSISVSDLSISLSLPLEVEHQEKNIYSCVINNPIRNQTQQNINITQLCHACPDLTQQSHSAVLSVVVILLVLAVVGGLIYVYYRKYKASPEGKYYPFHQTIFISKDVPQYLFLSTISDSFEQCDVILKTVQICEEEVLYAETTFCARSVHSTKPDEDHHIIYSSIKAR, from the exons ATGATTCATAAatcttttttcctcttcctATGGATTTGGTTCTCACCCG GTGTTCTTGGTGATGCAGATGAAGAGAAGTCGGTGACTGAGGGAGACTCTGTCACTCTAAAAACTGGTGTCTCTGAAGTACAGAGTAACTATCAGATACTGTGgatgtttaatgttaataattcagACGCTCGTATCGCTGAAATCTACAGACAGAACATCCATATAGAGGATAGTACTCATATATTTGGAGACAGACtgcagatggacagacagactggatctctgaccatcagaaaCATCAGAACCCAACACTCTGGACTTTATAAACTAACCATCATCAAAGGAGGGGTCACTTATAAGAGTTTTTCTGTTGCTGTCTATG CTCCTCTTCCCATACCTGTCATAATCAGAGACACTTCAAActgttcttcatcatcatcatcatctaaaCGTTCATCAGTGTCCAGATGTTCGCTGCTGTGTTCGGTGGTGAACGtgagtcatgtgactctctcctggtacaaaggaaacagtttattgtccagcatcagtgtgtctgatctcagcatcagtctctctctacctctggaggtggaacaTCAGGAGAAAAACatctacagctgtgtgatcaacaaccccatcagaaaccagactcaACAAAACATCAACATCACACAACTCTGTCACGCATGTCCAG ATCTTACGCAGCAGTCACATTCGGCGGTATTATCAGTTGTAGTGATATTGCTGGTCTTGGCTGTAGTTGGGGGGCTAATATACGTGTACTACAGAAAATACAAAGCAAGCCCAGAAGGCAAGTATTACCCTTTTCATCaaactattttcatttcaaaagatGTACCACAATATCTGTTCTTAAGCACCATTTCAGATTCATTTGAACAATGTGACGTTATCCTTAAAACAGTCCAGATTTGTGAGGAAGAGGTGCTTTATGCCGAAACAACGTTTTGCGCACGCAGTGTTCACAGTACG AAGCCAGATGAAGACCACCACATCATATACTCGAGCATTAAAGCGAGATGA
- the LOC122327385 gene encoding uncharacterized protein LOC122327385 isoform X1 produces MIHKSFFLFLWIWFSPGVLGDADEEKSVTEGDSVTLKTGVSEVQSNYQILWMFNVNNSDARIAEIYRQNIHIEDSTHIFGDRLQMDRQTGSLTIRNIRTQHSGLYKLTIIKGGVTYKSFSVAVYAPLPIPVIIRDTSNCSSSSSSSKRSSVSRCSLLCSVVNVSHVTLSWYKGNSLLSSISVSDLSISLSLPLEVEHQEKNIYSCVINNPIRNQTQQNINITQLCHACPDLTQQSHSAVLSVVVILLVLAVVGGLIYVYYRKYKASPEGKYYPFHQTIFISKDVPQYLFLSTISDSFEQCDVILKTVQICEEEVLYAETTFCARSVHSTVRHCIAVCSESVSRNHRCLTRQALSHVMKQRTCHHRFQCCTCLSAHYVSFSSCLCLFFLLRLQL; encoded by the exons ATGATTCATAAatcttttttcctcttcctATGGATTTGGTTCTCACCCG GTGTTCTTGGTGATGCAGATGAAGAGAAGTCGGTGACTGAGGGAGACTCTGTCACTCTAAAAACTGGTGTCTCTGAAGTACAGAGTAACTATCAGATACTGTGgatgtttaatgttaataattcagACGCTCGTATCGCTGAAATCTACAGACAGAACATCCATATAGAGGATAGTACTCATATATTTGGAGACAGACtgcagatggacagacagactggatctctgaccatcagaaaCATCAGAACCCAACACTCTGGACTTTATAAACTAACCATCATCAAAGGAGGGGTCACTTATAAGAGTTTTTCTGTTGCTGTCTATG CTCCTCTTCCCATACCTGTCATAATCAGAGACACTTCAAActgttcttcatcatcatcatcatctaaaCGTTCATCAGTGTCCAGATGTTCGCTGCTGTGTTCGGTGGTGAACGtgagtcatgtgactctctcctggtacaaaggaaacagtttattgtccagcatcagtgtgtctgatctcagcatcagtctctctctacctctggaggtggaacaTCAGGAGAAAAACatctacagctgtgtgatcaacaaccccatcagaaaccagactcaACAAAACATCAACATCACACAACTCTGTCACGCATGTCCAG ATCTTACGCAGCAGTCACATTCGGCGGTATTATCAGTTGTAGTGATATTGCTGGTCTTGGCTGTAGTTGGGGGGCTAATATACGTGTACTACAGAAAATACAAAGCAAGCCCAGAAGGCAAGTATTACCCTTTTCATCaaactattttcatttcaaaagatGTACCACAATATCTGTTCTTAAGCACCATTTCAGATTCATTTGAACAATGTGACGTTATCCTTAAAACAGTCCAGATTTGTGAGGAAGAGGTGCTTTATGCCGAAACAACGTTTTGCGCACGCAGTGTTCACAGTACGGTAAGACACTGTATTGCAGTGTGCAGTGAATCTGTCAGCAGAAACCACAGATGCTTAACGAGACAAGCGCTTTCACACGTGATGAAGCAGAGAACCTGCCATCACCGATTTCAGTGTTGTACTTGTTTGTCTGCGCATTATGTTTCCTTTTCAAGCTGCCTTTGCTTGTTTTTCCTGCTTAGGCTTCAGCTGTAA